In Rhinoraja longicauda isolate Sanriku21f chromosome 6, sRhiLon1.1, whole genome shotgun sequence, the following proteins share a genomic window:
- the mrpl58 gene encoding large ribosomal subunit protein mL62: MLQSGCRLLGAAVGDLRLVTALLRRQYRSVYSLDRLYPDSGGTARSQDQDEPSSNSSTTDIPIDRLAVTYSRSSGPGGQNVNKVNTKAEVRFHVATADWLSEDVRNVITAKYQNRINRAGQLIVTSEVSRYQMRNLADCLQKIRDMVTTASQKPKQPSKESAEIRRMRVESMHRERLRQKKIQSSIKQDRRVTID; the protein is encoded by the exons ATGTTGCAGAGCGGATGCCGATTACTGGGGGCTGCGGTCGGTGATCTGCGCCTTGTGACCGCGCTCCTGCGGCGGCAATACCGCAGCGTCTACAGCCTGGACCGACTGTACCCGGACAGCGGAGGAACGGCCCGCAGCCAGGACCAG GATGAACCATCGTCAAATTCAAGCACCACAGATATCCCCATTG ACCGTCTCGCAGTGACGTACAGTCGGAGCAGTGGGCCTGGGGGACAGAACGTCAACAAAG TGAACACGAAAGCGGAGGTGCGGTTCCACGTGGCGACTGCAGACTGGCTCTCGGAAGACGTGCGAAATGTAATCACAGCCAAG taccaGAACCGCATCAATCGGGCCGGGCAGCTGATCGTTACGTCGGAGGTCAGCAGGTACCAGATGAGAAACCTGGCTGACTGTCTGCAGAAGATTCGGGACATGGTGACAACAGCGAGTCAGAAGCCCAAGCAACCATCCAAAGAGTCGGCTGAAATCCGTCGAATGCG GGTGGAGTCCATGCACCGAGAACGGCTGCGGCAGAAGAAGATCCAGTCCAGCATCAAACAGGATCGGcgggtgacaatagactaa